A single Carettochelys insculpta isolate YL-2023 chromosome 2, ASM3395843v1, whole genome shotgun sequence DNA region contains:
- the ELOC gene encoding elongin-C gives MDGEEKTYGGCEGPDAMYVKLISSDGHEFIVKREHALTSGTIKAMLSGPGQFAENETNEVNFREIPSHVLSKVCMYFTYKVRYTNSSTEIPEFPIAPEIALELLMAANFLDC, from the exons ATGG ATGGAGAGGAGAAAACATATGGTGGGTGTGAGGGCCCTGATGCTATGTATGTGAAGTTGATATCTTCGGATGGCCATGAGTTCATTGTAAAAAGAGAGCATGCATTAACATCAGGAACAATAAAAGCTATGTTGAGTGGTCCAG GTCAGTTTGCTGAAAATGAAACAAACGAGGTGAATTTTAGAGAGATTCCATCCCATGTCCTATCCAAAGTATGCATGTATTTCACCTACAAGGTTCGCTACACTAACAGCTCCACAGAGATTCCTGAATTCCCAATTGCACCTGAAATTGCACTGGAATTGCTGATGGCTGCAAACTTCTTAGattgttaa